From the Candidozyma auris chromosome 2, complete sequence genome, the window TCTCCCATTCTCCAAGACAGTTTCTACGCTGCCAGATCAGAGGATTTGCATCGACCTTGCACAGAAATGCTCGGCAATCTGACCCCCTCCAAAATCAGCATTTTCTCAAGTTTCATAAAGAAATTCAAGTAAACATTTTCAATTGAGGGAGGCTCAATAATATAACTACGCATGCAAATAAGGATCGATGGTTCAAAGCATTTCATAAAAAGCATTCATCTTTCTGATCTTATCTTTTTATCTTTTATGTAACAGGAAAGGGTGGAGGCTCATGAACATACGGATGCTTCTCTGAGTTATTTATTGCCCAATTTCCCGAAATCTCATTTTGACACCTCTACACATTAAGCGCTAGAGCCTGACTGCCAGTGTGTATTCATGTCTCAGGCCCAAGTGCGCATGTTTGTAACAAATGTATTACGCACAGACGGTTTAcgtatttttttttcggCGCTGTAACGCGCAAGTGGCATACGCGTTTCATTAATTATCCCTTTTGGGGCGCGCCTTTCTAATTTTCTTGATATCACCTTGACCAAAAACTTACAACTTGACTATCAccttttgttcttttcgCCCATGTCGTATCAAAGAGCTGAAGTTTACTCGGCGCAAGTGTTGCCCGGTGACCAGCCTGAAGACAATTCCTTTAATGAGATCACCAAGGCGTTCCGCTCATTTATCATGGAGTTTCGTCTTAACAACTCGTTCATTTACAGAGACCAGTTGAGAGAGAACTTGCTCATCAAAAACTACTTTCTCAAAGTGAATTCCGAGCATCTAATCGGATTCAATGAGGAACTTaacaagaagctctccGATGAACCGGCGGAAATGGTgcctctttttgaaaacgCCATCACCGAGATCGCTAAAAAAATCGCTTTCCTCTCTTCAGAAGATATTCCTAGAGACTTCCCTCAGTGCCAATTGATCTTGTATTCGAGTTCCTCAACAATCTCAATCAGGGACCTTGACTCCGACCATATTTCTAAGATCGTCAGAGTCAGTGGAATTATCATCTCTGCGTCGGTgctctcttcaagagccaCCTCGGTACAGTTGGTATGCCGCAGCTGCAAGCATACCACGAGAATCAAAGTTAATTCTGGGTTCGGTCCCTTAAATCTCCCACCTAAATGTTTGGCTACACACAATGAGAATGAGGGCAGGCCAGAAGTGAAGTGTCCTCCTGATCCTTATGTGGTCGTGCACGATAAATCCACCTTCATCGATCAGCAAATTTTGAAGTTACAAGAAAGTCCTGATGCCGTTCCTGTAGGTGAAATGCCCCGTCACATTATTGTTCAGGTGGACCGTTACTTGACGAACCAGGTGGTTCCAGGTACTCGAGTTACATTGGTGGGAACATACGCCATCTATCAGTCAAAGCAGAGATCTTCGAGCTCCAACAATACTGTTGCCCTTAGAAATCCCTACCTTAAAGTGTTGGGTATACAGACAGATGTCGATACGGCTGCTCAGGGCCTCTCGttcacagaagaagaggaagaagagttCCTTCGTATTTCCCGGTTGCCAAACTTGTACGAAGTGTTCTCCCGCTCCATCGCTCCCTCAATTTATGGTAATGacgacatcaagaaggccaTCACATGTTTGTTGATGGGAggttcaaaaaaaatattaCCGGATGGAATGAGATTGCGTGGTGACATCAATGTTTTGCTCTTGGGTGATCCTGGTACAGCTAAGTCCcagcttttgaagttcGTCGAGAAGATTTCCCCAGTAGCCGTTTACACCTCCGGTAAGGGTTCCTCTGCCGCTGGTTTGACTGCATCAGTACAAAGGGATACCCTGACAAGAGACTTCTATTTGGAAGGCGGTGCTATGGTGTTGGCAGATGGCGGTGTTGTTTGTATCGATGAGTTTGACAAGATGAGAGATGAAGATCGAGTGGCAATCCACGAAGCCATGGAGCAGCAAACAATTTCCATTGCTAAAGCCGGTATCACCACCGTGCTCAACTCTAGAACATCAGTATTAGCCGCTGCTAATCCAATTTTCGGTCGCTAtgatgacttgaagagtcCTGGTGAGAATATCGATTTCCAAACTACCATCCTTTCACGTTTCGATATGATTTTCATTGTGAAAGACGACCACAACGAATCGAGGGATAAGCTGATTGCTCAGCATGTCATGAATGTTCACACTGGTAACAGTCACAATAACAATGAACACCAGGAGGGCGAGATTCCAATCGCAACAATGAAGCGTTATATTCAATACGTCAAATCGAAGTGCGCTCCAAGACTTAGCCCCGAGGCGCTGGAGAAGTTGCTGTCGCATTTCGTTGCTATCAGACGTCGTTTGCAAGTAAACGAAGCTGACATGAACGAGAGATCCTCGATCCCAATCACTGTTCGTCAATTAGAGGCCATCATTCGTATCACTGAATCATTAGCCAAATTGACATTGCTGCCTGTCGCCACGCTGGACCACGTAGACGAAGCTATCAGACTCTTCACTGCCTCGACCATGAATGCTGTTGACCAAGGAATTCAGAGTGGAAATCTTATGGCATCTGGCAAATTCGCCGAGGAGATCAGGATTGTCGAGAAtgagttgagaagaaggttgcCAATTGGCTGGTCCACTGCTTACAGAACCCTTCGTAGAGAGATTGTCGATGCTGGCAGAGCAACGCCAGAGGCATTGGACAAGGCTCTACATATCATGGAGAGACATGAGGTGATACGATTCCGTCATCAGAGGCAGAACATCTTGCGTGTTGGTGTCTAAGGACGGGAGCATTCTTAAAGGTATATTGTAATGGGAATTTGGTATGTTTACGTTTAATGAATGTGTAGTAATTTCACAGTACCGAGAGCTCAATATATGGCCTCCTTAATGTGAGCCATACATCACACTGAGCTGACGATGAGAGACATGAAATTATACCAAAAACAACTTAAATAGCAGCTTCAATTAATATATGCACTTGATCATGATTTTCATGTAAGCACGAGTCAGAGTTCTTCGTTGATGCAACCACTCACTAAGTAGTGCACTTTGGGTCTTAAAATCGTAGCAGCGCATACCTCAGCGAGGAAAGCATTCGAATAACTATTCCCCATGACGgactttttgaagtatGTATTTATTACTTTCATAAGTCAGCTAGAGCAGATTTCTAATTAGCAGACCTAAAGAGACCAATCCTCGAGGAATTCCCAAAGCTCCGTTCATCGAAAAAGTCGAATCGGTAGTAACAGATCCATCCAACTATGAGACGATATTCAGTGCATTTTCGGACAGATTGCAGCAATACAAGTATATGGAACTCTCTaaaaagcagcagctaGCCGATTTGAATATCAAAATCCCCGatgcagagaagaatttggAAGTGatcgagcttctcaaacagaagaagaacgaggaagatgaagacaaATGCATCGAGACTAACTACGAATTGGACAGCACGTTATACACGAAAGCTACCATTGATGCAGAAAACCTCAACTCTGTTTACTTGTGGCTTGGTGCCGAAGTAATGTTGGAATATCCGTTGGACGAGGCAGTGGAACTTTTGAACTCAAGGCTAGAAAGTCACAAGAAACAGTTGAAAATGGTTGAGGAGGATCTAGaatttttgagagaaagCATCACTACAATGGAAGTGAATACATCCAGACTATACAACTGGGATGtgaagaggagaagggaggagaagaagtgaGCACTCAAGGTATTACGTATATATGCAAATACAGTCAATTAGCTAGTAATATTAATGCAGCTAAGTCCTGAAAGTTTCGAGAAACTGCCTGCCTAAGGGCCTCACTGGCGTCTCAGATCTGTTGACGGGCTCCTCTGGATTCCTGATGTCGTCAATTGTTTCCTCGGCAACGTTCTCTCTTTCAGGAGTGGGCTCTGCTTCTCTAGGAGGCGACTGTGGTAAGCGGTGAAATCCGCGGATTCTTTGCCGCAACAGATCAAATGCAGAGGTGTTGATTTTGCGGGGACTGACAAAGAGTCGGAACACCAAGTTAGGGAGGTGGAAGTTCTTGGATCCAGCCAAGAGCTCACTGGTATATAGGCGcccaacaagaagacctATTAGGCAAGGAATGAGAGATGCAATGCCGTTGTTGAGCATGAGAAGTGTGAAAAGGATATGGATCTGAAAATGATCATTGAGCGTAAGCAGCTTTCCAGGGTTATTGTTGACGCGATTTGCATTTGTATCATCAGAGGAATTTTCGGTTTCATCGCTGGCTTCAACCCTTCGAAATAGGATTTTGAAATGATAAGACACTGGAATGTAAGTGCCGTGGCACATGTATAATGATGCGAGAATTCCAAGAGGCCCGGGAACCACAGAATTAAAAAATGTGTCTCTGTAGACAAATTTATAAGGAGAATATGACTTAAGCATTGGTATAACACTTAATAAAGCATTGAGCAGCAATTGGCCCACAGAGAGTACCAAAAAGGTGAGCACCGCATTATATAAGGCAAACACGGTGATCAAAGAGAAGTACTTTCGGGGCCCAAAGAACCTTTCCAATGTTTTGAAGTGGAACCATAGGATCGTACTTAGCAAGTAGTCACTCTCGTTAATTACTGATAACTGAAACGTTGCCACACGCCAATATTGCGAGTATTGCACTATTAGTGGATCTATGGCTAGCGTCACGAGATATTTCAACTGAAGAGCCAGAAGAGCGAGGGCCAAAACGGTTCCTATAACAATGACAGATTTGGTCACTGGCGTATTGGTAAAACCTCTAATGGGCGTGAGTTGAGTCATTCCCTAATAATGTGATGCCTTGGATATGGTTATGGTGATAACGAAGGCGTGGAGCCCTGCGCGGTGTGCAggatggctgcaaattgctTGCAATCAGGCTTCTTGTTCTAGGAGATGAAAGTTAGTGATTGATTGGTTTGAGCACTTCAGGACCCTGACTGAATATATGTGTATAGTCAGGGTTCTAAAGGAGCAATAttcttgctgctcaagACCGATATAGAGACATACGATAATCCACAAAAGGGCAGGAGTCAATACTTTCACTTCTCTCGTGAAAAATATGAgcaggaaaagaagcaccaGGTTTATGAAGCTTTGAACTACTGCTACTAGTTTCGGTGAGAATAGACTGAACTGTTCCGTTGATTCTAACGTGAGGACTATCTCAATTCAGGCGACTAGAGCAAAAAACCACAATCATGCTGTGACAGAGGTCAAAATAACAATTTATATTCAGAGAGCCTTTCTTTGAACGATGATCACACTATTTGTAATTAAAGCGGTCGTATCACAGATTTGTATTATCTCACTAACCAATACATCAGTGATACCGAATCATTTCTACCTCAATTGAATCTTTTAGGATTGGCAAGCTTCACGAATGTATAGAATCGAAACAGTTATTCAACACAAAATCACAACACGAATAAGTTATTTTAAAAGACTATACGTGAACGACTAAGTTCTTTTCACGTGAGTAGGGTTCAGCCCTAAATCACACATTGCCTCAAAAATGCTCGATATTGGTATTGCATACATTCCATCGCTTTGCccatgaagaaaaaaattctaATTTTCAACTCCCTCATCAGCTTCTACTACATCAACCATGGGTAAAGATCACGTCACCAAGCAGCACGTCAAGAAGTCTCAGAGAACTGCTCCAAAGTCTGACAACGCCTacttgaaggtgttggtCAAGTTGTACACTT encodes:
- a CDS encoding tubulin-binding prefolding complex subunit PAC10, translating into MTDFLKPKETNPRGIPKAPFIEKVESVVTDPSNYETIFSAFSDRLQQYKYMELSKKQQLADLNIKIPDAEKNLEVIELLKQKKNEEDEDKCIETNYELDSTLYTKATIDAENLNSVYLWLGAEVMLEYPLDEAVELLNSRLESHKKQLKMVEEDLEFLRESITTMEVNTSRLYNWDVKRRREEKK
- the CDC46 gene encoding MCM DNA helicase complex subunit MCM5 encodes the protein MSYQRAEVYSAQVLPGDQPEDNSFNEITKAFRSFIMEFRLNNSFIYRDQLRENLLIKNYFLKVNSEHLIGFNEELNKKLSDEPAEMVPLFENAITEIAKKIAFLSSEDIPRDFPQCQLILYSSSSTISIRDLDSDHISKIVRVSGIIISASVLSSRATSVQLVCRSCKHTTRIKVNSGFGPLNLPPKCLATHNENEGRPEVKCPPDPYVVVHDKSTFIDQQILKLQESPDAVPVGEMPRHIIVQVDRYLTNQVVPGTRVTLVGTYAIYQSKQRSSSSNNTVALRNPYLKVLGIQTDVDTAAQGLSFTEEEEEEFLRISRLPNLYEVFSRSIAPSIYGNDDIKKAITCLLMGGSKKILPDGMRLRGDINVLLLGDPGTAKSQLLKFVEKISPVAVYTSGKGSSAAGLTASVQRDTSTRDFYLEGGAMVLADGGVVCIDEFDKMRDEDRVAIHEAMEQQTISIAKAGITTVLNSRTSVLAAANPIFGRYDDLKSPGENIDFQTTILSRFDMIFIVKDDHNESRDKSIAQHVMNVHTGNSHNNNEHQEGEIPIATMKRYIQYVKSKCAPRLSPEASEKLSSHFVAIRRRLQVNEADMNERSSIPITVRQLEAIIRITESLAKLTLSPVATSDHVDEAIRLFTASTMNAVDQGIQSGNLMASGKFAEEIRIVENELRRRLPIGWSTAYRTLRREIVDAGRATPEALDKALHIMERHEVIRFRHQRQNILRVGV